A genome region from Arthrobacter agilis includes the following:
- a CDS encoding ABC transporter ATP-binding protein — protein sequence MTIDDFSVEYKGERVVKAVRNVTLSLGRGEILGLAGESGCGKSTLAYGINRLLKPPAVITGGSAHFHSREGYVIDLNELSGEELRAFRWDKIAMVFQGAMNSLNPVITIQRQMEDIFSTHRPDMSKKDRRVKCGDLLERVGVDRARLRSFPHELSGGMRQRVMIAMAMALDPQVMIMDEPTTALDVVVQREILREITRLRADLGFAVIFITHDLPLLLEISDRIAVMREGEIVELGDAVELYTNPQHEYTRKLLASFPSLTGERGDFIRGGSRAQNGEPA from the coding sequence CTGACCATCGACGACTTCAGCGTCGAGTACAAGGGCGAGCGCGTGGTGAAGGCGGTCAGGAACGTGACCCTCTCCCTCGGCCGCGGCGAGATCCTCGGCCTCGCCGGGGAGAGCGGCTGCGGGAAGTCGACCCTCGCCTACGGCATCAACCGGTTGCTCAAGCCACCCGCCGTGATCACCGGAGGCAGCGCGCACTTCCACTCCCGCGAGGGCTACGTGATCGACCTCAACGAGCTCAGCGGCGAGGAGCTGCGGGCCTTCCGCTGGGACAAGATCGCCATGGTGTTCCAGGGCGCCATGAACTCGCTGAACCCGGTCATCACCATCCAGCGGCAGATGGAGGACATCTTCTCCACCCACCGGCCCGACATGTCCAAGAAGGACCGCCGGGTGAAGTGCGGCGACCTCCTCGAGCGGGTCGGCGTGGACCGTGCCCGCCTGCGGTCCTTCCCGCACGAGCTCTCCGGCGGCATGCGGCAGCGCGTCATGATCGCCATGGCCATGGCGCTCGACCCGCAGGTCATGATCATGGACGAGCCGACCACCGCCCTCGACGTCGTGGTGCAGCGCGAGATCCTCCGGGAGATCACCAGGCTGCGCGCCGACCTGGGGTTCGCGGTCATCTTCATCACCCACGACCTCCCGCTCCTGCTCGAGATCAGCGACCGCATCGCGGTCATGCGGGAGGGCGAGATCGTGGAGCTCGGCGACGCCGTCGAGCTGTACACCAACCCCCAGCACGAGTACACCAGGAAGCTGCTCGCGTCCTTCCCCAGCCTGACCGGGGAACGCGGCGACTTCATCCGCGGCGGCTCCCGTGCGCAGAACGGAGAACCGGCATGA
- a CDS encoding ABC transporter substrate-binding protein, whose product MSSTLSGSRRLGLAAATLLSVATLALSGCAGGEGASNDGAGSDSTSVTVFNGATGTISENFNPFSSTALQPTLGVIFEPLFWYNAASDDEPTPLLAESFEWNEDGTQLTIKTREGVKWSDGEPFTAKDVAFTFNLVNKTPELNTTGLSATAEATDDTTAVLTFKENSFMQEPSVLGNRGIVPEHIWKDVADPITEINSDPVGTGPFKVKDFTAQSYLLEKNDLYWEEGKPAINEVRYISLDTADAATGALLAGEVDWMSSFLPGLEQILSDNENLSYVNTPALTASIFTCSNEELGCEGPQTDPAVRQAIYQGIDREQLNALAGGGFAKTASPTLVIPDRDADWIADPENTETPANANVEEAKTTLEDAGWVEGSDGIREKDGERLSLGIQTVTGYSDFISLNDAMSQQLREVGIELNPTQITYNEWINNLNIGKYQLTLESIGLQPSNNPFYAYEKWYNSANTTPVGESALNNNTARYSNPVVDKALAAARATNDETVQKEQYGIIQDEIVRDMPYIPIYVNSLLTEFNTERATGWPTNEDPYALAATWKAWDNGIVLKNITPAE is encoded by the coding sequence ATGTCCTCAACACTCTCGGGTTCCCGGCGACTGGGCCTGGCTGCCGCGACGCTGCTCAGCGTCGCAACCCTCGCCCTCAGCGGCTGCGCCGGCGGCGAAGGAGCGTCGAACGACGGCGCCGGCTCGGACTCCACCTCCGTCACCGTCTTCAACGGAGCCACCGGAACCATCTCCGAGAACTTCAACCCGTTCTCGTCCACGGCCCTGCAGCCCACCCTCGGCGTGATCTTCGAACCGCTGTTCTGGTACAACGCGGCATCCGACGACGAGCCCACCCCGCTGCTCGCCGAGTCCTTCGAATGGAACGAGGACGGCACGCAGCTCACCATCAAGACCCGCGAGGGCGTCAAGTGGTCCGACGGCGAGCCGTTCACCGCGAAGGACGTCGCCTTCACCTTCAACCTCGTCAACAAGACCCCGGAACTGAACACCACGGGACTCTCGGCGACCGCCGAGGCCACGGACGACACCACCGCGGTGCTGACGTTCAAGGAGAACTCCTTCATGCAGGAGCCGAGCGTGCTCGGCAACCGCGGGATCGTCCCCGAGCACATCTGGAAGGACGTCGCGGATCCCATCACGGAGATCAACTCCGACCCCGTGGGCACCGGCCCGTTCAAGGTCAAGGACTTCACCGCCCAGAGCTACCTGCTCGAGAAGAACGACCTCTACTGGGAAGAGGGCAAGCCCGCGATCAACGAGGTCCGCTACATCTCCCTGGACACCGCCGACGCCGCCACCGGAGCGCTCCTGGCCGGCGAGGTCGACTGGATGAGTTCGTTCCTGCCCGGCCTCGAGCAGATCCTCTCGGACAACGAGAACCTCTCCTACGTCAACACCCCCGCCCTGACCGCCTCGATCTTCACCTGCTCCAACGAGGAACTGGGCTGCGAGGGACCGCAGACCGACCCCGCGGTGCGCCAGGCCATCTACCAGGGCATCGACCGCGAGCAGCTCAACGCCCTCGCGGGCGGCGGCTTCGCGAAGACGGCATCACCCACCCTGGTGATCCCCGACCGCGACGCCGACTGGATCGCCGATCCCGAGAACACCGAGACGCCCGCCAACGCGAACGTCGAGGAAGCCAAGACGACCCTCGAAGACGCCGGCTGGGTCGAAGGCAGCGACGGCATCCGCGAGAAGGACGGCGAGCGCCTGTCCCTCGGCATCCAGACCGTCACGGGCTACAGCGACTTCATCTCGCTCAACGACGCCATGTCGCAGCAGCTGCGCGAGGTCGGCATCGAGCTGAACCCCACGCAGATCACCTACAACGAGTGGATCAACAACCTGAACATCGGCAAGTACCAACTCACCCTCGAGTCGATCGGCCTGCAGCCCTCGAACAACCCGTTCTACGCCTACGAGAAGTGGTACAACTCGGCGAACACGACGCCGGTGGGAGAGTCCGCGCTGAACAACAACACCGCGCGCTACTCCAACCCCGTGGTCGACAAGGCCCTCGCCGCCGCGCGCGCCACGAACGACGAGACCGTGCAGAAGGAGCAGTACGGCATCATCCAGGACGAGATCGTCCGGGACATGCCCTACATCCCGATCTACGTGAACTCGCTCCTCACGGAGTTCAACACGGAGCGCGCCACCGGCTGGCCCACCAACGAGGACCCCTACGCCCTCGCAGCCACCTGGAAGGCCTGGGACAACGGCATCGTCCTGAAGAACATCACGCCTGCCGAGTAG
- a CDS encoding ABC transporter permease, translated as MKYILQKLGFYLIAFWAALTVNFFLPRLLPGNPVDIMLAKLAQRGPVTPEAREAVELLLGTNTEAPLIVQYWQYLGKLFTLDLGTSVAFFPASVTDIIAQTLPWTIGLIGVATVISFVLGVTLGMLAGWKRGSWLDNLIPVTTMLQSVPYFWLALILLFVLGGMWDLFPLNGGYNVYETSPGWNLEFIGSVIYYGTLPALTIVISSVGGWMLGMRNMMVSTLSDDYILTAEAKGLRPKRIMTTYAARNAVLPSVAGFAISLGFVVAGSIVTEAVFSYPGIGSALLNAVGSNDYSLMQGLFLVITLSVLGANLLVDLLYSFIDPRTRARS; from the coding sequence ATGAAATACATCCTGCAGAAGCTGGGGTTCTACCTCATCGCCTTCTGGGCCGCCCTGACGGTCAACTTCTTCCTCCCGCGCCTCCTGCCGGGAAACCCCGTGGACATCATGCTCGCCAAGCTGGCGCAGCGCGGGCCGGTCACCCCTGAAGCACGCGAGGCGGTCGAGCTGCTCCTGGGCACCAACACCGAGGCGCCGCTGATCGTGCAGTACTGGCAGTACCTCGGCAAGCTCTTCACCCTCGACCTCGGCACGTCCGTGGCCTTCTTCCCGGCCTCGGTGACCGACATCATCGCCCAGACGCTGCCGTGGACCATCGGGCTCATCGGCGTCGCCACCGTCATCTCGTTCGTCCTCGGCGTCACCCTCGGCATGCTGGCCGGCTGGAAGCGCGGCTCCTGGCTGGACAACCTGATCCCGGTGACCACCATGCTGCAGTCCGTCCCCTACTTCTGGCTGGCGCTGATCCTGCTCTTCGTGCTCGGCGGCATGTGGGACCTCTTCCCGCTCAACGGCGGCTACAACGTCTACGAGACCAGCCCGGGCTGGAACCTCGAGTTCATCGGCAGCGTCATCTACTACGGCACCCTGCCCGCCCTGACGATCGTCATCTCCTCGGTGGGCGGCTGGATGCTCGGCATGCGCAACATGATGGTCTCCACCCTCTCGGACGACTACATCCTCACGGCCGAGGCCAAGGGACTCCGCCCGAAGCGGATCATGACCACCTACGCCGCGCGCAACGCCGTCCTGCCCTCCGTGGCCGGATTCGCCATCTCCCTCGGCTTCGTGGTCGCCGGCTCGATCGTCACGGAGGCCGTGTTCTCCTATCCGGGTATCGGGTCCGCCCTCCTCAACGCGGTGGGCAGCAACGACTACTCCCTCATGCAGGGACTGTTCCTCGTCATCACACTGTCCGTCCTGGGAGCCAACCTGCTCGTGGACCTCCTCTACTCGTTCATCGACCCCCGCACCCGGGCCCGAAGCTAG
- a CDS encoding aminoacyl-tRNA deacylase, with protein MDSADTRPLPAERDAEARGLAITLVRRDDDGTFDDAAAAQGLTCDDGVKTMVAKVGGGAVFVLIPGTRRLDWAKLRSLLVVNRASLVEPEAALEITGYAPGTITPLGSDRALPVYADQRILGRRVGMGSGSPDFLLFTDADPLLASLGATVGDITS; from the coding sequence ATGGACAGCGCCGACACCCGCCCCCTGCCCGCCGAACGCGACGCCGAGGCGCGCGGCCTGGCCATCACGCTCGTGCGCAGGGACGACGACGGGACCTTCGACGATGCGGCCGCCGCGCAGGGCCTCACCTGCGACGACGGCGTCAAGACGATGGTGGCCAAGGTCGGCGGCGGTGCGGTGTTCGTCCTGATCCCGGGCACGCGGCGCCTGGACTGGGCCAAGCTGCGCTCGCTGCTGGTGGTCAACCGTGCGTCCCTCGTGGAACCCGAGGCGGCTCTCGAGATCACGGGCTACGCGCCGGGCACCATCACGCCCCTCGGCAGCGACCGCGCCCTGCCCGTCTACGCCGACCAGCGCATCCTCGGGCGCCGCGTCGGCATGGGATCCGGTTCACCGGACTTCCTGCTCTTCACGGACGCGGATCCGCTCCTGGCGTCCCTCGGGGCCACCGTCGGCGACATCACCTCCTGA
- a CDS encoding GNAT family N-acetyltransferase has protein sequence MQLTLDRVPFDAPDAEALRNAQQAELHVRYGSEDHEPGEPPTADNVPFFLVARTADGTAVGCGGLRPLSAGGLEIKRMFVLPALRGQGIATAILRRIEEEARALGCRELLLETGTEQPDAMRFYEREGYRRIPNFGSYAGGVHSVCFARTLA, from the coding sequence ATGCAGCTGACCCTTGATCGCGTACCGTTCGACGCGCCCGACGCCGAGGCTCTCCGCAATGCCCAGCAGGCCGAACTGCACGTCCGGTACGGCAGCGAGGACCACGAGCCGGGGGAGCCGCCCACCGCGGACAACGTGCCGTTCTTCCTCGTCGCGCGGACGGCGGACGGGACCGCGGTGGGCTGCGGCGGCTTGCGGCCGCTCTCCGCCGGGGGCCTCGAGATCAAGCGCATGTTCGTGCTGCCCGCCCTCCGCGGACAGGGCATCGCGACCGCGATCCTGCGGCGCATCGAGGAGGAGGCGCGGGCCCTGGGCTGCCGTGAGCTGCTCCTCGAGACCGGCACGGAGCAGCCGGACGCCATGCGCTTCTACGAGCGCGAGGGCTACCGCCGCATCCCCAACTTCGGCTCCTACGCGGGCGGGGTGCACTCGGTCTGCTTCGCGCGCACCCTGGCCTGA
- a CDS encoding glycoside hydrolase family 2 protein: MNLTTTAPQILDLGGTWNLAWTAGPDGSPSYATGGAAIPATVPGQVHTDLLAAGLLEDPDVGLREADQMWIGHSQWTYSRTFTWSGTSEERTELVSDGLDTFATVRLNGHEVAVVHDQHIGYRWDVAHLLLRGENLLEITFGSAWDAAHECEVQLGGELPRPYEEPYPYVRKSACNFGWDWGPHYVTAGIWQPIRLESWSRGRIASIRPDTLLHDGADGVSAQVSVSVGIDRPASTPGLTLTAVLTAPDGAEAARATIPADTDDVVLVLDVADPQLWWPVGLGAQPLYDLSVVLDGDGGALSAGTRRVGLRTVAVQEEPDAIGTTWALAVNGRRVRVRGYNWIPDDPFIAEVTEERLGQRLDQAVDGGANLLRVWGGGYFSTEEFMAGCDERGLMVWHDFLFACAAYDESDAMIEAVTTEAEQAVARLSSHPSLVIWCGGNECVWGMYDWGWPEILDGRPYGAAFYTDVLPGVINRLDPSRPYVPNSPWAGSLDKHPNDRDAGPVHIWEVWNNVDYVHYRDVDPPFVSEMGWCAPPAWSTLQRVVTEGELVPGNPQVAHHMRAADGMDKLARGLAPYFGEPRTAEDWHYLTQMVQARSQAAGAEWLRTRERCAGVVIWQLNDCWPVLSWSAVDGDGIEKPVWYALRRSFADHLLAIVPVTAGGTDDPTGPDGLEVVLVNDGLAAWTADVVVRRLTLDGTELARETLPLTAAADGTARAVLPEGLAAVSDAEFLVAGADGLRSTWFFAPDAALAPTAPRFTAQATADGGALRVSVHAETLLRDLCVFADRLADLLGVRAPELAVDEMMLTVLPGETAVFTISRRDGGPLDVPADLSAAELFPVVRCIGDSASLVPAGSGGAAGDAAR, translated from the coding sequence ATGAACCTCACGACCACCGCCCCGCAGATCCTCGACCTGGGCGGCACCTGGAACCTCGCCTGGACCGCCGGGCCGGACGGCTCGCCGTCGTACGCCACGGGGGGCGCTGCCATCCCCGCCACCGTGCCCGGCCAGGTCCACACCGACCTGCTGGCCGCCGGCCTGCTGGAGGACCCGGACGTCGGCCTGCGCGAGGCGGACCAGATGTGGATCGGGCACTCGCAGTGGACCTACTCGCGCACCTTCACCTGGAGCGGGACGTCCGAGGAACGGACCGAGCTCGTCTCCGACGGTCTCGACACCTTCGCCACCGTCCGCCTGAACGGGCACGAGGTCGCCGTCGTCCACGACCAGCACATCGGGTACCGCTGGGACGTCGCCCACCTCCTCCTTCGCGGCGAGAATCTCCTCGAGATCACGTTCGGCTCCGCCTGGGACGCCGCCCACGAGTGCGAGGTCCAGCTCGGCGGCGAACTGCCCCGCCCCTACGAGGAGCCCTACCCCTACGTCCGCAAGAGCGCCTGCAACTTCGGCTGGGACTGGGGACCGCACTACGTCACGGCCGGCATCTGGCAGCCGATCCGCCTCGAATCCTGGTCACGCGGGCGCATCGCCTCCATCCGGCCCGACACGCTGCTGCACGACGGCGCCGACGGAGTGTCGGCGCAGGTCAGCGTCAGCGTGGGGATCGACCGTCCGGCCTCCACGCCGGGCCTGACCCTGACCGCGGTCCTGACCGCACCCGACGGCGCGGAAGCCGCGCGGGCGACCATCCCGGCCGACACCGACGACGTCGTCCTCGTCCTCGATGTGGCCGACCCCCAGCTGTGGTGGCCCGTGGGACTGGGCGCCCAGCCGCTCTACGACCTGTCCGTGGTCCTCGACGGCGACGGCGGCGCGCTGTCCGCCGGGACCCGCCGCGTCGGCCTGCGCACCGTGGCGGTGCAGGAGGAACCCGACGCGATCGGCACCACCTGGGCCCTGGCGGTCAACGGCCGCCGCGTCCGCGTGCGCGGCTACAACTGGATCCCGGACGACCCCTTCATCGCCGAGGTCACCGAGGAGCGGCTCGGGCAGCGCCTCGACCAGGCGGTCGACGGCGGCGCGAACCTGCTGCGCGTCTGGGGCGGGGGCTACTTCTCCACGGAGGAGTTCATGGCCGGGTGCGACGAGCGCGGCCTCATGGTCTGGCACGACTTCCTGTTCGCCTGCGCCGCCTACGACGAGTCGGACGCCATGATCGAGGCCGTGACCACCGAGGCCGAGCAGGCCGTGGCCCGCCTGTCCTCGCACCCGAGCCTCGTGATCTGGTGCGGCGGCAACGAGTGCGTGTGGGGCATGTACGACTGGGGCTGGCCGGAGATCCTCGACGGACGCCCGTACGGCGCCGCCTTCTACACCGACGTGCTCCCGGGCGTCATCAACCGCCTCGACCCTTCCCGCCCCTACGTGCCCAACAGCCCCTGGGCCGGTTCCCTCGACAAGCACCCGAACGACCGCGACGCCGGGCCCGTGCACATCTGGGAGGTCTGGAACAACGTCGACTACGTCCACTACCGGGACGTCGACCCGCCGTTCGTGTCCGAGATGGGCTGGTGCGCACCCCCGGCCTGGTCCACGCTGCAGCGCGTCGTGACCGAGGGCGAGCTGGTCCCCGGGAACCCGCAGGTGGCACACCACATGCGGGCCGCGGACGGCATGGACAAGCTCGCCCGGGGCCTCGCGCCCTACTTCGGAGAACCCCGGACCGCCGAGGACTGGCACTACCTCACGCAGATGGTGCAGGCACGCTCGCAGGCAGCGGGCGCCGAGTGGCTGCGGACACGCGAGCGCTGCGCGGGCGTGGTCATCTGGCAGCTCAACGACTGCTGGCCGGTGCTCAGCTGGTCCGCCGTGGACGGCGACGGCATCGAGAAGCCCGTCTGGTACGCGCTGCGCCGCTCCTTCGCGGACCACCTGCTGGCGATCGTCCCCGTCACCGCCGGCGGGACCGACGACCCCACGGGCCCCGACGGGCTCGAAGTGGTGCTCGTCAACGACGGCCTGGCCGCCTGGACGGCCGACGTCGTCGTGCGCCGGCTGACCCTGGACGGGACGGAACTGGCCCGCGAGACCCTCCCGCTCACCGCCGCGGCGGACGGGACGGCACGCGCCGTGCTCCCCGAGGGTCTCGCCGCCGTCAGCGACGCCGAGTTCCTGGTGGCCGGGGCCGACGGGCTGCGCTCCACCTGGTTCTTCGCACCCGATGCCGCGCTCGCGCCGACCGCGCCGCGCTTCACGGCGCAGGCGACCGCCGACGGCGGCGCCCTGCGCGTCAGCGTCCACGCCGAGACGCTGCTGCGCGACCTGTGCGTGTTCGCGGACCGCCTTGCGGACCTGCTCGGCGTGCGGGCACCGGAGCTCGCCGTGGACGAGATGATGCTCACCGTGCTGCCGGGCGAGACGGCCGTCTTCACGATCAGCCGGCGTGACGGCGGTCCCCTGGACGTACCCGCCGACCTCTCGGCCGCCGAGCTGTTCCCCGTCGTCCGGTGCATCGGGGACAGCGCGTCCCTCGTTCCGGCCGGATCGGGCGGGGCCGCAGGGGACGCGGCGCGATGA
- a CDS encoding ABC transporter ATP-binding protein: MSALEVKDLVKEYRLRNGRHSSTLKAVNNVSFSIDSGRTVALVGQSGSGKSTLAKLLMQLEKPTSGSITLDGAPVSRRGAGLRQYRSDVQMVFQDPFASLNPYHTIAHHIGRPLILHGKAKGRDEVLAGVAKLLERVRLDPDMAQRKPHELSGGQRQRIAIARALAPEPKILVADEPVSMLDVSIRLGVLNLLADLQREENLGVFYITHDLATARHFSDEILVMFKGEIVERGPADDVILNPQHEYTQLLAEAAPNPEKRLSA; the protein is encoded by the coding sequence ATGAGCGCCCTCGAAGTCAAGGACCTCGTCAAGGAGTACAGGCTCCGCAACGGACGTCACTCGAGCACCCTGAAAGCGGTGAACAACGTCAGCTTCTCCATCGACAGCGGACGCACCGTGGCCCTCGTGGGGCAGAGCGGCAGCGGCAAGTCCACGCTGGCGAAGCTGCTCATGCAGCTCGAGAAGCCCACCTCCGGCAGCATCACGCTCGACGGCGCCCCCGTCAGCCGGCGCGGCGCGGGCCTGCGCCAGTACCGCAGCGACGTGCAGATGGTGTTCCAGGACCCGTTCGCCTCACTGAACCCGTACCACACGATCGCCCACCACATCGGGCGCCCGCTCATCCTGCACGGCAAGGCGAAGGGCCGTGACGAGGTCCTCGCCGGCGTCGCCAAGCTGCTCGAACGCGTACGCCTCGACCCGGACATGGCGCAGCGCAAACCGCACGAACTCTCCGGCGGGCAGCGGCAGCGCATCGCGATCGCCCGGGCGCTCGCACCCGAACCGAAGATCCTCGTCGCCGACGAACCCGTCTCGATGCTGGACGTCTCGATCCGCCTCGGCGTCCTGAACCTCCTCGCCGACCTGCAGCGCGAGGAGAACCTCGGCGTCTTCTACATCACCCACGACCTCGCGACGGCACGCCACTTCTCCGACGAGATCCTCGTCATGTTCAAGGGCGAGATCGTGGAGCGCGGGCCCGCCGACGACGTGATCCTGAACCCGCAGCACGAGTACACGCAGCTGCTCGCCGAAGCGGCACCCAATCCGGAGAAGCGCCTCAGCGCCTGA
- a CDS encoding ABC transporter permease: MTTTTQDPGIAAASARSSRPKRSLPPMTPKLAAGLIIAGSITLFGIIAPFFVGDPSQVDNVGLAGPAPGFILGTTQTGQDVFAQLAYATRGSLTVGLIVGVLTLLLSAFFGIIGAYFGGLLDESFSLFSNVMLVIPGLPLVIIISSYVPEKSILLVSVVLALTGWAGSARVLRGFTLSVRNRDYVAAARVSGEKSWRILGVEILPNLIPLLASQVVFAVIFAILGEAGLSFLGLGAADSFTWGTMLYFAQNGLALRLGAWWWFVPPGLLIALFGAALALINFSIDEIINPKLRSQTRAARRSWKLSKAELRAAIKEDVL, from the coding sequence ATGACCACCACCACCCAGGACCCGGGCATCGCCGCCGCGAGTGCGCGGTCCTCCCGGCCGAAGCGCTCGCTGCCGCCGATGACGCCGAAGCTGGCCGCCGGGCTCATCATCGCCGGCAGCATCACCCTCTTCGGGATCATCGCGCCGTTCTTCGTCGGCGATCCGTCGCAGGTCGACAACGTCGGTCTCGCCGGCCCCGCCCCCGGCTTCATCCTCGGCACCACCCAGACCGGCCAGGACGTCTTCGCGCAGCTCGCCTACGCCACCCGCGGATCCCTCACGGTCGGTCTGATCGTCGGGGTGCTGACGCTGCTGCTCTCGGCGTTCTTCGGCATCATCGGCGCCTACTTCGGGGGCCTGCTCGACGAATCGTTCTCACTCTTCAGCAACGTCATGCTCGTGATCCCGGGCCTCCCGCTGGTCATCATCATCTCCAGCTACGTACCCGAGAAGAGCATCCTGCTGGTCTCGGTGGTCCTGGCGCTCACCGGCTGGGCGGGGTCCGCGCGGGTCCTGCGCGGGTTCACCCTCAGTGTGCGGAACCGCGACTACGTCGCCGCGGCCCGCGTATCGGGCGAGAAGTCCTGGCGGATCCTCGGCGTGGAGATCCTGCCGAACCTGATCCCCCTGCTCGCCTCCCAGGTGGTCTTCGCGGTCATCTTCGCCATCCTCGGCGAGGCCGGGCTGAGCTTCCTCGGCCTCGGTGCGGCGGACTCCTTCACCTGGGGCACCATGCTCTACTTCGCCCAGAACGGCCTCGCGCTGCGCCTCGGCGCCTGGTGGTGGTTCGTGCCACCGGGACTGCTGATCGCCCTGTTCGGCGCGGCCCTCGCCCTCATCAACTTCTCGATCGACGAGATCATCAACCCCAAGCTGCGCTCGCAGACGCGTGCCGCCCGGCGCTCGTGGAAGCTGTCGAAGGCCGAACTGCGCGCCGCCATCAAGGAGGACGTCCTGTGA